In the genome of Microplitis demolitor isolate Queensland-Clemson2020A chromosome 5, iyMicDemo2.1a, whole genome shotgun sequence, the window TGCGGTGATTGATTTTCGAAATTGTATTTATTCCAAGCAGGCCTACTACGATTTCGCATGCTTTGGGTACGAGGGAAATTTCGTTTTGGTTTAGGCGGCTTATGAGGaacaaaattatcaaaaattaacattGAATGTGGTTCTTTTAAGCTGTTACTTCTTGTCCCATCAAATCTTGGTGAACTACGAACCTTTGAACAGTATTCCTTTTTATCATCgatattaaattcataataaatacaaGTTTGGTTTGGTCGGAAATTTTCTTCGGTATAACTAATTGGAGATTTTATTGCACTAAGTCTTGTATCTTGTAAGGATTTAGATCGAAAAACAGCTCTAGTAggtatatttgtatttatcgGTTTTTCAAATTCAGTATTTTCGATATTATTTTTCGGATTAGCATTATAAGTATCGGAATTCTGACGTTTTCTTTTATAATGTGAATCAAAAAGCATTTCTAATGGCGCAGACTTAACTAATGAATCAGAATCGTCGGTAAGAATACTTTCAGTGCTTCTGTGATCTTCATTTTCACGTAATGGAAAGGTTTGATAGTCATCCGTAATATCAGTTAAGACACTCTCTTGGCTTTGAGCggtttgaatttttcgtcgtgacaaaaaaaaactagcacTGGAGTGTCGATCATTATCATATTGGCAATCAAATATTTCTCCAGAGGCATCAGAAAGAATACTTTCTTGAGaatcaccaaaattttttttcagataatttaaataatttttgttttcattatttatctctgtatttaagtttatttgatATTCACTAACGCATCTACGAGGTGGATTTTTAATATCGCTTTCTAATGAATCATCACTGAAATTaccattttcattattattatcatcatcgttATCGGATAATGGTTCATTCATTGCTGGTAAACTTTCAAATGACTTTGCTAAATTATCGATGTCTTCTGATTTATCATTCAAGCCGATAAAATAACTACAAGATCGTTGTTTTTGAGCAaatgtcataaatttattagtttctTTTTTCCATGATTCTTTTACCGCTTTCAATTCTTCACAAACAGGCGATTCCGGTAATGATTTATTGCATTTATTAAcggataatttaaatttttcagttttctcTAATGTTAATGTTAACGGTCGACTTACTGTCAATTTAGCTCGTTCATTTATACAAGACGTAGTTCGACTTTTGGGTAAGCATTTGTTGTCGAttatatctttaatatttgaaagaGCATTCCCATAACCAGAAACATTGTTAGTAAAAGTTTTAGGCTTTAAGTAGGGCTCAGAATTTGGTAATGGTTTACAAGGGTTAGTTgttattgtataatatattgaCTGCTCACGTTTATTATTACCTGAACCAATTCTACTTTGACGATGATGGCGATCTGGTAGATGGCTGCTGAGATCTGAAATACTTTGACTTGATTTTAAAGAGGACTTATAGCCAacctacaaaaataaaattatttaaaatttttattaaaagtatttattaataaaattataaataatcttaCACTTTGTAATTTTCTTCTCGTCTCTTCTATTCGCCGTTGTAATTCTTCACGATTTTTAGTTACATCAGCACTGAGTTTGGTATTTTTTGGCACTATTGGATTTATATTTTGAGTTTGgtgtattttatttccttgGTTTTGTCCTCCACTAAATCTGCATACAGAAAAGTAGAATATAagaacagtaaaaaaataaaattgttaaaattataactacaGTTTGAATAAATTACCTCCCATGAAATTGAGAGCTAATACTGGTATTTTTTCTATTCGTAGGTTCATCAGCACCACTAAGAGATTCAAAAGCATTTTTAAGATATTTCTCTCGATGAGTTTGATTTGAAACTTGATCATATCCTTCAGAACTTGCTTCAGATAATATAGACAATGGATTGCGTTCAGCACTTGGAGTTGATGCACCACCTTCTGAGTCTGAATCATCTTGACTGCCTGATGCTGTTGTTAATTCACTGCGATTACTATctccaattttaatttttttccctctTCTCATAGATCTTCGAAGTTCTTCTACATCCATAGCATTTACTTTAAACTGATTTGATACAGTATCTTCGATTGGAGGatagtatattaaattatgtgATTTTTCAGAACTTGTTGTTCCATTTTCTCCCTCAGAATAATCTTCGACATCACCGTCATGTTCTGTACTCTCGTGATcctaagtataaaaaataattatcattaacaatgaataataattgttttttttttttttaaattgaataatgttttagttgaataaataaaattttgagaaaatagCAAATGACAAGAAAATCATTAcggaagaaaattaataattcgaCAGTTTATTTTAcgaccaataaaaaaatacctcTAATTTAAAACTGCTAAGACTGCTGTCATCGGTGCAATGTCGTATTCTCGATTGGTGAGTTAACTCTGTAATATTGCTACCTCTAGTTATCGTTACGTTGCCACCCGTCATCTATAACGTTCGCGTTCGTACAatagagataattttttttttttttaaggagcaaaaataaacaagtagaaaaattaaagaaaaagattaaataatggaaaaaataaaaatagaaaatattagtgTATGTGAGAATGTTAGCACTCATTAGTTACGCATGAATGCTTAGTTTATAATAACTGGTTAGTACCTGTTTTAAATCTTCCGTTAATTCTCTATAACTATCAGGGCACGGTGCGAATACGTTTTCTTCTTCCTCCTAAAAAGCGTGAATAAGAATTATTGTgtgaaaataagaaattaacgGTCATTGCccaatataaacaaaaaaaaaaaaaaaaaaaaaaaaaaaaaaaaaaaaaaaaaaatagactgattggaaaaattaaataattcaaaaatcccTGATTGtcgtgaatatttaaaaagtaaagcataatttttgtttaacaataatttaagataaacACGTGTACTATATTTAAGTCGGAGAACgtaattaatagtttattacGTCTCCTGACTTTAATATATTGCATGTGTTCatcttaaattattgttaaacaaaaattatgctttactttttaaatattcacgaAAATCGGgggttttttaattatttattttccccaatttgtttattatttttttttttaattcaaactttttatacttttctatGTTATCTATtaatacatactttttttatgaatttaatttataaacacattaataatattgagcGGATACTTATCGATATTGGATTGTAAATGAGTTAAGTTTTTATTCATGATGATAtccatcaatatttaaaacaacccgagtgattttttttgctctattaacaattgatttttgtaaaataaaaaatatatatgatttccatttatttattttgtaaaatttatgaaatctatgatttttaaaataattatcttaaaatcGGAATAGTAAAGTTATACGTATCAATTACtagtaaattaaaagaaaaatccaTTAAAATAGTACTCATGTTACAACTACCTCTATATGAGAAGAAAATGCTTAccttttttatgataatagtTTCACGCCTGTAATCACTACTGCATTTTGTTTCAGTTCCGCTATCAATAGAACTGTCTTTAGATCCACCAGCACCACCACATCCACCATCAGAATCGATGACACTTCTTGAAGGAGGAAAATGAATAATCTCGTCACTATCATAGACAGATTTAACTGTAATACCATCAGTCTGTTGAACACGTTGAGCCCATCGACCTTTTGGCATATCTACTCCAACCGATCTGACACTAGAAGAGATATTTTCTTGAATATTAGTATTTGTATTGATTTGTTTCTTAGCCCAATGAGGTAATTGGCCGACGCTAAACCGATAATCAACAGCTGAAGTTTGTATGGTTGAATTGGCATTTGGATTGAAAAATTCTGGTGATGGTGGACCAAAGGTTTCATTGTTAAGCTGTACTGCAAGTCCATTTGGTAAATTATGTAGCTTTTGACCTGCACGCATCGCTTGTTGAGCTAATCGAGCTTGCATTGTCACTACCATGTCATGCGGTATACTCCAAACAAAAATACAACCATCACCACTAGCTGATACCAAGTGACGGCAATCTGGACTGAATCGCAGGCCAGTTACTAGTTCTGAATGACCTAACATTGTTGCCATACATTCACCACTGTAGTAATCATAAACACATAAGGTCTTGTCAGTGCATGAAGTTGCAACATATATTCCCGATGCATCTAAAACGACTTTTATTAAAGAGCCGTCTTCACCAACTGAACCTTTAAATGTTTTGCTATGTTTCCCAGTGGCTACATTGTATACTCTAATATTACGATCTTGGCAAGCTGTTAAAACATGTTTTTGACCAGAGTCTACCTCCATGTCATATAGAGTAGTTTTTCCTTGAGCATTGTGATCTCGTACAAATTGTGGTGAACCTCCAGGGGTCATTTGCAATTGTCTAAAGATAATACTTTTATCAGCACCACATGATaccatttgaattttatcactttgcgttgttttgaaaaatcttaCTGCTGTAATTGAGGAACTATGGTCATCAAGTGTTTGGAGAAAATTATACCCTTCATCAACATTAAAAACATGGATTAATCTATCTCTTGAAGCACTAGCCAGAAGTCTTGGCCCGCCGGTTGTATTTCGAGAGTATTTTGAATACTCCAGGCAAAGTACTTCAGCATCATGAGCTTCTATAAGACACAATTCATCTAAAGTTGCTACATCATGAATGCGGATATTGCCTGATCGATCTCCAGAAGCTATATGTTTACCATCTGGACTTACTCTAATTGATCTAACACCATTACGACCATCATACGAGGTATCACTTTTTTCTGTTGATCCTGCCGTAGCTAAAtctaaatcttttaaatatgTTAACTCAGGATCAACATATAacacttttaataattcattactataaatattgcgattataaactttttgatttgacgaaaaatctttttttaaattccatacTCGAATTGTATCATCACTTGAACATGTTATAAAGCTATTCGACGGCATGTCGTTAATTGATTCACTATCAGTTGGATACATTTCAACGCCCCATATACATGCAGAATGATAGAGAAAAGAATGCGATTTCCCAACACGTTTTATATCTCGTATATCCCAAACATAAATGCTATGATCATTATAAACGCATGTGAGTTTGTTATTCAATTCATCAAAAGCCAAGGCAACTGCATCTGGATATCTAGCATTTGTTGGATGTTGAGACATATGACTTATTGACAATCCGCAAGCTACATCTACACCTAAATAGTGAGTTCTGGGTAACGTTGTAATAAATTGAAGTGTTACTGGACTAAAACATCTAACAATTCCCTCGGCACATcctataaaaatgaatttttcaccTACAGCCATACAATTCGCGCTGCTTGTCCTCAACTCGACCCACTTATCAAGGAGCCTTCGATTATTAAATTCGCAGAGTAAGCCAGTTTTTGTAATAGCATAAGTAGAATCAGCCATCTCTCCACGGCCACAAGTTACATCTACAAAATCATTATTTCGTTGTTCACCTAATATGGCAGATCGGCCCATTAGAGGCACTGGTTCCTTATACTTGGCACTTCGAGTATATTCAAGATACCAAAATTTTACATGCCGATTACCAACAGTGACAAAATAACTGCCATTTTCAGCAAACGATACAGCCTTCACCTTGCTTGACACTTTGTTTGATGCAACCTTTACATTATTTCGCCAGTCCCAGACGTTCACAATCATATCATGTTGTGATCCAATAGAAACAACATATTTATTGCTTGGCGAGAAAGCCTGGAAGATTAATATAACTTATACATTACTTTATAACTTGGCAAACTATTTATTGTAgtgattggaaaaaaaaaaaattaacaggtTGCTttctaaatcttttaaaaCTTCAGGTATATTATTCAACTGCAAACCTTACGGAATTTAATCATGGTTGACATTATTTAACCACTGAGCGGTTCTTGAAATTATAAGCCTTAAATGGATTTACTTCAAtctttataagtaattttatcttttagtatgggtaaaaaagtataaaatacagtttaatgattttaaaataacaaaatactcACAACACAATTAATTCCATATTTATGGCTGGAAAACTCGGCAATCTGAATGGCATTTTGCTGATCTGAAATATCCCAAACTCGCACATTGGGCATGTGTCCGCACTCGCCAGTAACCAAAAGACGACCATCTCCAGCAAGCGCCAGTGAAGTTACAGTTTTTTTGCAACTATTTAACACATGAGTCTGTGTATTTTTTCGcggattaaataaaactaccgtgcatctaaaaaaaaaaagaaaaaaaaatgaaagattatttattagttgtaatttaatattaaaaaacaaaagaaaagtGTGAGAAGTTAGTAATGAAGTCATTTGacaatgttatttttatattagttACAGTATATATTGAGAGTCTGAATCTAGTAAATAATTCAACATCGGCTTTCTCCATGAGAGCACGCCACGATCCCGTCATGCTAAACGAGCAAAGTCTCGAATATCTAAAGAACTGGTCTGAGACAATTTTCACCATCTAATCAAGTTTGAGTATCTTATAACATCACCAgttgttattttaatgtaatgaTAAGCTTATTATTtactgatgataattataaagttcacagttatttaaaaaactcattGTGATagtatttatgataattactATTCACTAGGTCAAATAAGAGGAGAGAGGACAAATCCATGAGTTTTTCGCACGGCCTTTTCCACTCTCATTTCACTTCTTTATAAGCTAACGAGATAGTTAGCAATGTAGTAAATACATCGAAATAATTTTCGAGACGAAAGCAAGTTACTTTCATATCAAGCggttcaatacaaaaaaaaatattgttactatacggcttttttaaatttagactATGGTACAACCAtacaacaattaattattagcttGAAAGCTTTTATTAAAGTTACTATATAATAGTCGCATAATGGTCTCGGTCTTGGACTTGACCTTGCTTTTGCTTTTATTACTGATATCCAACAAATCCttaagggcattctcagaCGGTGTccttcactttttttaaaacatttaatgaCTTTAAGCTGCCAAAACAgtgataaaaagttattaataaattaaaaaaaaattaaagcaatagttaaaaaaacgacaacgagttaaattaataataaaagaattaaaatagttGGTTTTATTGTCGTTGAGCAATGCGTAAATAATGATACTCTtccaatataatataatgagaaaaattttattactcgcTGATACATACGCGTATAGCAATGACCAATATAtgttttgtaagaaatttatcaCTCTACAAAACAggattcttatttttttaacttcccgctaagaaaatccgatgattttcaaaaattgcggAAAGTTAtagttttcaccccgattttcaaaaatttaaatttcatccgatgttgacgttttgaggtcctaggaagctattctgactattttcagaagcaTGGCTAagtgtctgtgtgtgtgtgtgtgtgtgtgtgtgtgtgtgtgtgtgtgtgtgtgtgtgtgtgtgtgtgtgtgtatggatgtaaactcttaatatctttttaatgaactgagcgattaaaatgtttgaggtggcaatcaaaagagtttgttggccgtcaactttgctgaaaatttcaaatcaatcgATCGAATAGTCTCtaaaatatgaaagaaaaacaaaacaaaaacaaaaaaaaaatcagtttttttcaattttctcagaaatggcttgatcgatcaattccaaaatctaatcagcacaagaattcaataaaacgcgtcgattgccgcctcaaccatctcaatcggttgataatttcgtaagatatcgtgaaagaaagaaatgctaaaaaacggttttttccgaAAACAATGGTATCcaatagtatttttgagctcgaaaatgtaatcacaacaatgttttcaagctcaaggagctcgaaaacagcaggaagttttggggctggcccgcaggatcaaccgatagacagatttttttttttgtaaattcaatCATTTAAGTGATATTAAAGTTCAAAGTTtacaatgtttaaaaaaaatcttttttctttgaaattttattactacttaaaaaattaatatacagTCACGcactatacttttttttgcatgAAATTGActgctttacaaaaaaaatctcttataatttttttataaactttactattcaaaagttatggaAGCTCTAAGTTTGAAGTAGAGCAGAAGTACTGTTTTTGGCCACTTTAGGGGTCAGTTTTGgacacttgaaaatttaaataaaataatttgtaaaatacacAATGAcacaatgtatttttaaaaatatgttcgaagatacttttatcccacgattaaaatggaaattttattttatattttttcattaattaaaataaagtattaaatctTCAAAAATAGATCAGTAACCACAAATGGTTCTTCTACCCTATATcggaaaaaaactttcatcAAATAGTTTACGAAACAATAGgtttatgaaaaaaacataagaaattttatctgTTGAGCGGTAAATTTTCTACAGCAAAAAGTATAATGCGTGGATGTACATCTATTTGGTGAGTGATAAAATTTCgaagaaaaaagaattttttagacatttaaaattctaaacttTGATATCACTTGAATGGTTGAATTTACATGAAAAAACATAAGAAATCTCTtctgtagagcgttaaatttgcTACAGAAACATATATTGTTTACTGcgatatgtttttttatctcagcaagtaataaaatttttctcgttgTATTATACTGGAAAAGTATCATTATTTACGCAGGGCTAAACGGAAACAgaattaactattttaattcttttattatttataggttacaaataaatgatttatatcgtggcaaagtaaaaaaaaggttaCTTGGGAAATGAAAAACACTCTAGTATGGATGataggaaaaaaaagtcgTAAAGAGAACTGAAACATAATCTCATTGTTAAAAAGAATAATGAACTTACCCTGCAGGATAGGCGACTATTTCACTTGTTGTGTCACAATCCAATGCAGCATTACTTGATACGGTCACGCCTAACACACGTTCTAATTTGATctgtaacaatttttttttttaatttttcatataatttccATCGAtaatcaatacaaaaatttgtatgtAACTCATGCCCAAGAATACGCCGCTAACTGACTAAAGTGAccctcataaaattttatatcaaaatacAATCCTTTCTGATTGGTCAAACGAGtggtttaaaatatattatctcaTACTtgctaaattttctaaatttttttttttgtattttttgaaaaaatttttttttgtatattttgaaaactttcttgtaaaattttttttaattttttgacaaacCGTTTGAaagattttctttttctttatatttcttGCAAACGTATTTTATAAGATGAGAGGTTTTGTATTGTTACAATTCAACTTTTtctacatttaatttatcttgaaatacaattttttatttcttgccATAGAGTCCATGTTAAATTGCcgaaaattaactaattattctCAAAGcctattacaaataaaaatttgacttaGTTTGTGGTAACGTTATTACActtaattaatctattttaaaaatttgtcaaagTTATGTGCATCTTAATTTAGATCATTAACCAcctcaaaacttttttttaaatttaaaagaaattctcGCATAAAATTAActcgataaatttgaaaattgagcAAGCTTAtaccgtgtaaaaaaaaaattgttgaaaaaaggttaaaaaagtgttgactattCTAAACTTCAAAACGCGACACAATGACGAACTTTTTGAAACGATTTTCAAActtcttaaaatataaaaaaaaaaaaaaaaaaaaaaaaccaattggCTTAATACTacaaattgatatttttgagtACGAAATACGTTCagaaaaaactgattttgaaCTATTTCCGAACGTTTTTCGTTTTGGCATAacttaataatataaagatattttttgatttttctcttgaattttcaaaagtttttaaaaacgttcaaaaaaatctcgtcgttgtgtcacgttttgaagtttagaatagttaacacttttttaacaattttttgataaggaATGAGGGGATATTCccttttccatttttaaattttttaactgactgctatagaaaatatttcgtcagtaagtaaaataaaagtgcATGTTAAAATCAGTGTtgaatatttaacattttgtGTATAAATTTAGTACACTGTCACTATCTTGTTTGACTAGTTGTGATCGATGTATATGTtttaacatataaaaatattattttgtgcaaaagtaaaaaattttaaataataatgtctaATAAACTCTCattactttaatatttatgatacaTTTTGAACGCGAAGCGGAGAGGTTGGGCTTTACTATCATCTTTCAAGGTCACACGACTTACATTAAAtcgtatttattatatttataccaCACTAACACCTTATAAAAAGcacattaatattaacaggAAACACTAATTAATAAACCTGTTCCTTTTTAAAAGTTGTGCAATacgtttcataaattttcatgaaattttgtatttaaatttatttattcatttttatttaaattttgtaacattttatataatttctataaaattttataaaatcttttcaTGGTCATAGTGATGTTTTAAGATCCTCCTCAATGATCTCGAATCTCCGGGTAATTTAGATCTATGGTGATGTCAAAAAATCGCTGATATCTTTAAATCCGCAATAATATCAATGGaaatattttcagatttttgttaatatctaCAAATTTTGgtgaatcttttaaaaaaaattactctggcAACTGTGAAATCTACTTTGatctaatttttgaaaaaatcagaTTTCCGTGAGTCTACCATTGATCAACGGAGATCTAAATGATTTCTTCTCGGGTAGAATTATTCTAGCAAGACGAGTTATGAAATATTCTTGTTCAGGTTTTTCTACAAATAAAACCTCTGCGAATATTAAGTAAGGACTAGGGTATGATACCCAGCATAATTTTTccttttaattcttttatgtttaaaagaaaatcttGGAAAAATTGATAGTTGAACCAAAGGCGAGGTTAGTGTCCAAATACGAGCATTCTATCCGTCATTGTATtagatttataattacttaattttttgtaaaaagtatttaaaaaggCGGGTTATAAAGGGCACTTAGAAAtctaattatcataatttttaatgataataaattttgctatAAGTTGGCTCAATgacttatttttatgtttttatgcATGCTAGCCATACTTTCGTATggctataaatataatatatttatgcaCATTGACGTCAcgctttaaataattagatgtCTTTATTATTCGCTGTCATATCTAATATTTAAAGCTGCCGACCGTAAGCGTTAAATGATGTAAATTTTGAGCATATGttacaaaaattgttttcaaattatcatttatcgtgTAAGTGCAACAGAAAAAATTGCATTTGTCTATTCAAATGTGATAAAAAAGGCGCATGTTGTTTTCTCTAAACTAACGAGTCTTCCTAATGTAcctttttctatatattttttcaatagaaaaaaaaaataacgagtCTTCGTTTGATTAGTAGCTATCGTTGATACATTGCATGGAGAATAGAGGAGTCTCTATTCTATATGATACATTGACAGTAAGTCATAAAGCAGAAAGCTAAGTTGATCAAGCGTTCAAGATTCACATCGTGGcctcttattaaatattcaacgtAGGTTGCGTCAAAGTAACTTATTTGATATGTACTCTTGAGCGATTTACGTGGGTTGAGAATGTGGGTACACAAGATACGACAAGTAGATTTCAGTAAAATGACACGGTGTCAGGTAgtagtaaaacaaaaaatttttataaacgcgtgaataattttattgaatttgattGATATAAAAGATCGACAATAATATTACGTTGATGCATTCAAtaacagataaaaatttgatttataaacATGTTGTCCATAATTATAtgcaaattaatataaaagctAATCGCAATTCTCAAGATGTTTATACGACCTTGTATTCTGGAGTCTGATACGTCTTTTGTTAATACTGCAGGCTGTATTGTtgcatatattattttttactcctgCCTTACGTCAGAAACAGAGaagtaaaaattctaatacacacacatacagatatatataaatatttacaatgcaTTTATGCATGTTGAGTGCCCCCGTAAAGAAATAAGAGGGGCTGATGATGTAATACGTGACTAGGCCAAGACAGAAGCAAGCTCCTAACTATCATGATTGCGTAATTTTTATGACCGGCCCCCTTTTTTGAGGTATCTCGGAAtgtaattcacttttttttatcatgtttcAATATGGttgaaattataaaccaaaataataataataatagcaatgaATTGAAAGCAGAAAACGCTAAAGACTACAAATGTGcccattgaataaaattactgTGCAAGATTATGTTTTGGACATCCATGGCATTgtatgagaataaaaataacaagaaaaaacaaataaatgaaatcaTGCGATTTATTTCTAAAGTAACAGTTATCTATCACGACGAACTACTATAcggaaaaaagtaaagaaatttaCTATTTGGAAAGTAAACTCAAAACTATTATGggtatttaatcatttttatttgaaacataactcaaaattactatagcataaataaaaattgttatcataagttaaatgtcatt includes:
- the LOC103578189 gene encoding mitogen-activated protein kinase-binding protein 1 isoform X4 — protein: MDPPLTSKVLRAPNLKRGQENIRIHNRIKLERVLGVTVSSNAALDCDTTSEIVAYPAGCTVVLFNPRKNTQTHVLNSCKKTVTSLALAGDGRLLVTGECGHMPNVRVWDISDQQNAIQIAEFSSHKYGINCVAFSPSNKYVVSIGSQHDMIVNVWDWRNNVKVASNKVSSKVKAVSFAENGSYFVTVGNRHVKFWYLEYTRSAKYKEPVPLMGRSAILGEQRNNDFVDVTCGRGEMADSTYAITKTGLLCEFNNRRLLDKWVELRTSSANCMAVGEKFIFIGCAEGIVRCFSPVTLQFITTLPRTHYLGVDVACGLSISHMSQHPTNARYPDAVALAFDELNNKLTCVYNDHSIYVWDIRDIKRVGKSHSFLYHSACIWGVEMYPTDSESINDMPSNSFITCSSDDTIRVWNLKKDFSSNQKVYNRNIYSNELLKVLYVDPELTYLKDLDLATAGSTEKSDTSYDGRNGVRSIRVSPDGKHIASGDRSGNIRIHDVATLDELCLIEAHDAEVLCLEYSKYSRNTTGGPRLLASASRDRLIHVFNVDEGYNFLQTLDDHSSSITAVRFFKTTQSDKIQMVSCGADKSIIFRQLQMTPGGSPQFVRDHNAQGKTTLYDMEVDSGQKHVLTACQDRNIRVYNVATGKHSKTFKGSVGEDGSLIKVVLDASGIYVATSCTDKTLCVYDYYSGECMATMLGHSELVTGLRFSPDCRHLVSASGDGCIFVWSIPHDMVVTMQARLAQQAMRAGQKLHNLPNGLAVQLNNETFGPPSPEFFNPNANSTIQTSAVDYRFSVGQLPHWAKKQINTNTNIQENISSSVRSVGVDMPKGRWAQRVQQTDGITVKSVYDSDEIIHFPPSRSVIDSDGGCGGAGGSKDSSIDSGTETKCSSDYRRETIIIKKEEEENVFAPCPDSYRELTEDLKQDHESTEHDGDVEDYSEGENGTTSSEKSHNLIYYPPIEDTVSNQFKVNAMDVEELRRSMRRGKKIKIGDSNRSELTTASGSQDDSDSEGGASTPSAERNPLSILSEASSEGYDQVSNQTHREKYLKNAFESLSGADEPTNRKNTSISSQFHGRFSGGQNQGNKIHQTQNINPIVPKNTKLSADVTKNREELQRRIEETRRKLQSVGYKSSLKSSQSISDLSSHLPDRHHRQSRIGSGNNKLETDGRFPSKASDSKDEIEDKGMRRACSLSDLSVSPPNRLLHGPIQVSGKLSIKNSNISSRNGTGTHTNSGLPSRYTSSKSHSTYMTRSSSVGVLNQHSDSESDAGIASSGRNFTNSTTNNRISGLMRPTISSQNKINHQTKPHSSSSSNLPMVLRRRGMQSAYSSVNLSQVGNQEDSSSEDTSSNGNGGKPTLPPRPRSINIDLSANFNSVGSSIRRSGSNTTISTSRLINNASGQMRLSSRNQLDQNPQKPSAKEINVANAELSPQLCNTIADELTRTADNVVQLYKRLAMDSSANSVLGPIDRDTMLRGLESSVNEAMQTLRLVAASTTNKETTDNDPSVVNEATETFKELLAGQDQGKVVNIMQQYSEMLLSMMQQRMSGTQPNHA